A genome region from Deltaproteobacteria bacterium includes the following:
- a CDS encoding transcriptional repressor, which yields MIKKIEEKLLPRQIDNETLFFDEKWTEDDFRNIIRKINLKVTPQRMQILKVLHENRKHITAQELFEKVQKINSALGFATVYRFLKDLSKVNSVTEVRMGGMPTRYELTPKKHHDHMTCTQCGRIVEFENKNIEVLQEKVAHQYGFKLTHHVLELYGVCPACQT from the coding sequence ATGATAAAAAAAATAGAAGAAAAATTGTTACCTCGGCAAATAGATAATGAAACCTTATTTTTTGATGAAAAATGGACGGAGGATGACTTTCGAAATATCATTAGGAAGATAAATTTAAAGGTCACTCCCCAAAGGATGCAGATCTTAAAGGTGCTTCATGAGAACAGAAAACATATCACGGCTCAAGAACTTTTTGAGAAAGTGCAAAAGATCAATTCAGCCTTAGGATTTGCGACAGTCTATCGGTTTTTAAAAGACCTCTCAAAAGTGAATTCAGTAACAGAAGTAAGGATGGGCGGGATGCCTACGCGTTATGAGCTCACTCCCAAAAAACATCATGATCACATGACCTGCACTCAGTGCGGTCGTATTGTTGAATTTGAAAATAAAAATATCGAGGTGTTGCAGGAAAAGGTGGCTCATCAATATGGTTTTAAATTAACTCATCACGTGTTAGAACTTTACGGAGTGTGTCCGGCATGTCAGACTTAA
- a CDS encoding HEPN domain-containing protein has translation MGPLAKKYKKKYAYELARIAKGDLDSAKALSAAKIGRPENIVYHSQQCTEKLLKAVLCFYEKPIPHTHDLEALVAVLPEKVVPPDAFLLGTLSQYATIRKYEEGSEELSHEDFQNCILLASRVLLWAEKILGPEKP, from the coding sequence ATGGGTCCACTCGCTAAAAAGTATAAGAAAAAATATGCCTATGAGCTTGCACGTATTGCTAAAGGGGATTTAGATTCTGCCAAGGCATTGAGTGCCGCAAAAATTGGACGACCAGAGAACATTGTTTACCACTCACAACAATGTACGGAAAAGCTATTGAAGGCTGTCCTTTGTTTTTATGAAAAACCCATCCCGCACACCCACGATTTAGAAGCCCTGGTGGCTGTGCTTCCAGAAAAAGTAGTTCCTCCAGATGCCTTTCTACTTGGAACACTTTCTCAGTATGCCACTATAAGAAAATACGAAGAAGGCAGTGAAGAATTAAGCCACGAGGATTTTCAAAATTGCATTCTGTTAGCTAGCAGAGTCTTGTTATGGGCCGAGAAGATTCTCGGCCCTGAAAAACCTTAA
- a CDS encoding Fic family protein — protein sequence MFLSQEFTYSKVMVESLVEISRMQGEISAKVFSLSDRLFYRQQSLAESAHFSTKIEGNQLTLKQVTETLGQKTHLKASRELKEVINYAKARQFIFESNININKINLLKSHDILLTGILLKSIRGKYRQLQNAIKDSKTQKVIYLPPEWTDVEDLMKNLFKIAFLKKPSIAEAVIDSGIFHFHFESIHPFLDGNGRLGRLWSTNILRHGGLSFVEFVAFEKYHELNRKTYYEQLHALQGDIFYNISARLDLTPWLEYWIKGLLYSIKEAYSRIENLSFEKEELFLEKRLSMGINLFKSHKKISAEQYQLLANIGRTQAVEDLNKLIHLKIIKKIGGGRSTVYILME from the coding sequence ATGTTTCTTTCACAAGAGTTTACTTATTCTAAAGTTATGGTTGAAAGCCTAGTTGAAATTTCTAGAATGCAAGGGGAAATTTCAGCAAAAGTATTTTCATTATCTGATAGATTATTTTATAGACAACAAAGCCTAGCTGAATCAGCTCATTTTTCTACTAAAATTGAAGGAAATCAGCTGACTTTAAAACAGGTTACAGAGACGCTGGGTCAGAAAACTCATCTCAAAGCGTCTAGAGAACTCAAAGAGGTTATTAATTATGCGAAAGCTCGTCAATTTATATTCGAATCAAATATCAACATAAACAAAATCAATCTTTTAAAAAGTCATGACATTCTGCTCACAGGAATTTTGCTTAAATCAATAAGAGGGAAATACCGACAACTTCAAAATGCCATAAAAGATTCCAAGACTCAGAAAGTTATTTATCTCCCCCCAGAGTGGACAGATGTAGAAGATTTAATGAAAAATCTTTTTAAAATTGCTTTTTTAAAAAAACCTTCAATCGCAGAAGCTGTTATTGACTCTGGAATTTTTCATTTTCATTTCGAATCTATTCATCCTTTTTTGGATGGCAATGGCCGTCTGGGACGACTTTGGTCAACTAATATACTTAGGCATGGTGGTTTAAGTTTTGTTGAATTCGTGGCATTTGAAAAATATCACGAATTGAATCGAAAAACATATTATGAACAGTTGCATGCCTTGCAGGGTGATATTTTTTATAATATTTCTGCTCGTCTAGATTTGACTCCTTGGTTAGAATATTGGATTAAAGGTTTATTATACTCAATTAAAGAGGCTTATTCGCGAATTGAAAATTTGAGTTTTGAAAAAGAAGAATTGTTTTTAGAGAAGCGTCTTTCTATGGGTATAAACTTATTTAAATCCCATAAAAAAATATCTGCCGAGCAATATCAATTGCTAGCCAATATTGGAAGGACTCAAGCGGTAGAAGATTTAAACAAACTCATTCATTTAAAAATAATAAAAAAAATAGGTGGAGGTCGCTCTACTGTTTATATTCTTATGGAATGA
- the rplT gene encoding 50S ribosomal protein L20, protein MPRVKSGKTNHARHKKVLKRAKGFYSAGSRAFIHATEKVDRAMAYMFKGRKMRKREFRALWNQRINAAARLNGTSYSRLIGGLIKAGVEVNRKNLSELAINDPTAFTKMCGYALK, encoded by the coding sequence ATGCCACGCGTAAAATCAGGTAAAACAAATCATGCACGTCATAAAAAAGTATTAAAAAGAGCTAAGGGTTTTTACTCAGCCGGCTCCAGAGCTTTCATCCATGCAACTGAAAAAGTGGATAGAGCTATGGCCTATATGTTCAAAGGTCGTAAGATGCGAAAAAGAGAATTTCGCGCTCTTTGGAATCAAAGGATCAATGCCGCAGCCAGATTGAATGGGACTTCCTATTCAAGACTTATTGGTGGGCTTATCAAAGCGGGTGTTGAGGTGAATAGAAAGAATTTATCAGAATTAGCTATTAATGATCCAACAGCTTTTACAAAAATGTGCGGTTACGCCCTTAAATAA
- a CDS encoding hydroxymethylglutaryl-CoA reductase, degradative — MSRIKNLSDIFKGFSKLNLNQRIQKIFEAGSINEEDLKFLKSGGLKDTQLGEKFIENTIGYFQMPMGVATQFCIDGKELFIPMAVEETSIIAAASKTAKWIKETGTITTEVMGTDIIGQIQIGKVRHLSNLKNVIHKNKNFLINLANTEVVPNLVQRGGGVRDIQLRELKRDDGQDMAVIHILMNPCDAMGANLINQVCEFLKSPIQELSNETVTMCILSNLADSKITRAVVEMLVDEELGIKIQEASLFAELDSYRAATNNKGVLNGIDPILIATGNDWRAVEAGIHAYAARSGHYTSITKWRFDKDTGILKGVFEAPLIVGTVGGVTNLHPMAKMSLRMLGVQSSNDLSRIAAAVGLVQNLGALRALTTVGIIEGHMKLHIKNLSLGVGATETEIPLLETKLEEILTLTKRITLSHAMEVLKEIRTSQRM; from the coding sequence ATGTCGCGGATTAAAAACTTAAGTGATATATTCAAAGGTTTTTCAAAATTAAATTTAAATCAAAGAATTCAAAAAATTTTTGAAGCTGGGTCCATCAATGAAGAGGATTTAAAGTTTTTAAAGTCAGGTGGCCTCAAAGATACTCAATTAGGAGAAAAATTTATTGAAAATACAATTGGGTATTTTCAGATGCCTATGGGGGTAGCCACCCAATTTTGTATTGATGGCAAAGAGCTTTTTATTCCCATGGCCGTGGAGGAAACTTCCATCATAGCTGCTGCAAGTAAAACCGCAAAATGGATTAAAGAAACGGGAACTATCACTACCGAAGTTATGGGGACCGATATTATAGGGCAAATACAAATTGGAAAAGTTCGTCATCTTTCAAATCTTAAAAATGTAATTCACAAAAATAAAAACTTTCTTATTAATTTAGCTAATACAGAGGTCGTTCCTAATTTGGTTCAACGGGGTGGAGGCGTCCGCGATATACAGCTAAGGGAATTGAAAAGGGATGATGGTCAGGACATGGCGGTGATTCACATTTTGATGAATCCTTGTGATGCAATGGGGGCTAATCTCATCAACCAAGTTTGTGAGTTCTTAAAATCTCCAATTCAGGAACTGAGTAACGAAACGGTAACCATGTGTATCCTGTCCAATTTGGCAGATTCTAAAATAACAAGGGCCGTAGTTGAAATGCTCGTGGATGAGGAACTTGGAATAAAAATCCAAGAAGCCAGTTTATTTGCAGAACTGGATTCCTATAGAGCGGCTACCAATAATAAAGGCGTTCTTAACGGTATTGATCCGATTCTTATTGCCACGGGAAATGATTGGAGAGCCGTTGAAGCGGGGATCCATGCCTACGCTGCCAGATCAGGACACTACACTTCTATTACCAAATGGAGATTTGATAAAGACACAGGGATCCTGAAGGGAGTATTTGAAGCTCCTCTCATTGTTGGAACGGTGGGTGGAGTTACCAATTTGCATCCCATGGCAAAAATGTCACTTCGTATGTTAGGTGTACAGTCTTCCAATGACTTATCTAGAATAGCAGCAGCAGTTGGACTGGTCCAGAATCTGGGAGCTTTAAGAGCCTTGACCACTGTAGGAATTATTGAAGGACATATGAAACTTCATATAAAAAATTTAAGCCTAGGAGTTGGTGCCACTGAAACAGAAATTCCTCTGCTAGAAACCAAACTTGAAGAAATTTTAACACTTACCAAAAGAATCACCTTAAGTCATGCTATGGAAGTTCTTAAAGAGATCCGAACCAGTCAGCGAATGTGA
- a CDS encoding Maf-like protein, producing the protein MKKIVLASSSLYRQQQLKILGLTFESQNPLIDEDFEKNKNCSLNPSVLALRLSYLKASSVAKEDQITIGGDQLVHLHNEILGKAGTREKAILQLMKLQGQTHELITALTVLDGAYQEDILNITKIKIKPLRRAQIESYVDLDSPWDCAGSYKMEAHGIQIIETIESTDPTAIQGIPLLGLSKILEKYGIFIP; encoded by the coding sequence ATGAAAAAAATAGTATTAGCAAGTTCTTCCCTCTACAGGCAACAGCAATTAAAAATTCTTGGTCTAACCTTTGAATCGCAAAATCCATTGATTGATGAAGATTTCGAAAAAAACAAAAACTGTTCCCTTAATCCTTCTGTATTGGCTTTGCGATTAAGCTATTTGAAAGCCTCTTCGGTAGCCAAGGAAGACCAAATCACCATTGGCGGCGACCAGCTGGTTCATCTTCACAATGAAATTCTTGGAAAAGCAGGGACACGCGAGAAGGCCATTCTTCAACTCATGAAACTTCAAGGCCAAACTCATGAATTAATAACCGCTCTTACGGTGCTCGATGGCGCTTATCAAGAAGACATACTAAATATAACTAAAATTAAAATAAAGCCTTTACGACGAGCCCAAATCGAAAGCTATGTCGATCTTGATTCCCCCTGGGACTGCGCTGGCTCCTATAAAATGGAGGCTCACGGAATTCAGATCATAGAAACTATTGAATCAACAGATCCCACAGCTATTCAAGGAATTCCACTTCTTGGACTTTCAAAAATTTTGGAAAAATATGGAATCTTCATTCCATAA
- the mvaD gene encoding diphosphomevalonate decarboxylase, which yields MDLKVYSAPSNIALIKYMGKTNAMDNLPTNTSLSYTLEHLRTFITLEKNDKDEWRVLQGDGLFPLVLSEKGKQKFINHLSFLREQAQVKEFFLIKSANNFPSDCGIASSSSSFAALTMAAMNEFQKLSNNLLDLSPSNLSALSRRGSGSSCRSFFSPWCAWKTDRGFSLDFPYTHLHHIVILVDIRKKEVSSSEAHLRVTTSPFFQERLTNVEKRFHDLSLALKNSNWLILRKLCFDEFTEMHQLFESSMPPFSYRNEATFKVIDQLLLLEKKNQEKAPIITMDAGSNIHLLFKNEDLDLAKKYRSLFNGYDLLTSFQKELK from the coding sequence ATGGATTTAAAGGTGTATTCGGCTCCTTCAAATATCGCCCTTATAAAGTACATGGGAAAAACCAACGCCATGGATAATCTTCCAACGAATACTTCTCTTTCTTATACCTTAGAGCATTTAAGAACTTTTATAACCTTAGAAAAAAATGATAAAGATGAATGGCGGGTTTTGCAGGGTGATGGATTGTTTCCTTTAGTTTTATCAGAAAAAGGAAAGCAAAAGTTTATCAATCACTTGTCTTTTTTACGAGAACAGGCTCAGGTTAAAGAATTTTTTTTGATAAAATCGGCTAATAATTTTCCTTCAGATTGTGGGATCGCCAGTTCCAGTTCTAGCTTTGCAGCTCTGACAATGGCAGCAATGAATGAATTTCAAAAGTTATCCAATAACTTGTTAGATTTGTCGCCGTCTAACTTATCAGCGCTTTCTAGAAGAGGCTCAGGATCTTCATGTCGCAGTTTTTTTTCACCCTGGTGTGCCTGGAAAACCGATCGAGGATTTTCATTGGATTTCCCGTACACTCATCTACATCATATTGTTATTTTGGTAGATATAAGAAAAAAAGAAGTCTCTTCAAGTGAAGCGCACTTGCGTGTTACAACCAGCCCTTTTTTTCAAGAGCGACTGACCAATGTAGAAAAGCGGTTTCATGATCTTTCATTGGCATTAAAGAATTCGAACTGGTTGATACTTCGAAAGCTTTGTTTTGATGAATTCACAGAAATGCACCAACTATTTGAATCTTCGATGCCTCCATTCAGTTATCGCAATGAAGCTACTTTTAAGGTGATAGATCAACTTCTTTTATTAGAGAAAAAAAATCAAGAAAAGGCCCCAATCATTACGATGGATGCGGGTAGCAACATTCATCTCCTTTTTAAGAATGAGGATCTAGATCTGGCGAAAAAATATCGTTCTCTTTTTAACGGTTACGATTTGTTAACTTCTTTTCAGAAGGAATTAAAATGA
- a CDS encoding penicillin-insensitive murein endopeptidase: protein MQLKYSMIKGAVIFIFLLILGCGKGFKTKENPYLEKVIEIEDAKQKENRGANNEDNQGTAQENPDKPLIADSGEVIRKEKWTQDLPQKYDDVGDFYRVKEIPGMSENEVLDSVQTLNPEQVQGSKTVQLYRGKLILSQVKHRFIVSSNKNEEARELEVTGDVTFSNQSTFPFVLKGKATDFEFPLEIADKNSNLKNVFKAKAICLKEPAENSSVGDSNASNISDECDKLAIDFYYKNKDVFYTDQLISKSFITAEIQHPVEEFVVPNEYFNGIPEEELTDYDKKQKKGKHEEPPSTEDIANPELPSYFINPNLEDVSALYPEVKKTIDEAKIEKIKVPKKLKVLPELTGDEKIPEGPDLIGPPPAMDLNPGLPKSPPLVKSPKPKKEEAIPKVESPIAENPKKETTLPNIKPVKPITPESKPDAKPESKPESKPEAKPEAKPKQPVVDGPPAHRPPANPANPASPASPASPAKPGAAVVEVTANNQRPKDQAWGKPHTGRYIKSQQRTIFLTQSNSLLEAFQKIGPDSGFSIWSPKKLRHYGTYDIVESIVNIGEWIKDNIPSFTLKVNDMSGKNGGNIGHSSHKTGMDVDLSYVTKNPKMAFMDMDRVKGALPHPEFQGAEQWKLFKAAFDLAPVEVIYVNRKIKNEMCRQALLSKDLPSNTDTKSEAARMLTRLVVIDNNHGDHWHLRMDCKTLNFMKVQRNCISQPQPFVGPECQKISLK, encoded by the coding sequence GAAATCGAAGATGCCAAGCAAAAAGAAAATCGAGGAGCTAATAACGAAGATAATCAAGGAACGGCTCAGGAAAATCCAGACAAGCCATTGATCGCTGACTCTGGCGAAGTTATTCGTAAAGAAAAATGGACCCAGGACTTGCCTCAAAAGTATGATGATGTGGGTGACTTTTATCGTGTTAAAGAAATTCCTGGAATGTCTGAAAATGAAGTTTTAGATTCTGTTCAGACCCTAAATCCCGAACAAGTTCAGGGATCAAAGACGGTTCAGTTGTATCGAGGAAAATTAATATTAAGCCAAGTGAAACACCGATTTATAGTGAGTTCAAATAAAAATGAAGAGGCAAGAGAGCTCGAGGTAACCGGGGATGTGACTTTTAGCAACCAGAGCACCTTTCCATTTGTTTTAAAAGGAAAAGCAACTGATTTCGAGTTCCCGTTAGAGATTGCTGACAAAAACTCTAATTTAAAGAATGTATTTAAGGCAAAGGCCATTTGTTTGAAAGAACCAGCTGAAAATTCCTCAGTCGGTGATTCAAATGCTTCAAATATAAGTGACGAGTGTGATAAATTAGCTATCGATTTTTATTACAAAAATAAGGATGTTTTTTACACCGATCAGTTAATTTCGAAATCTTTTATTACTGCTGAAATTCAACATCCTGTTGAGGAGTTTGTAGTTCCTAATGAGTATTTTAATGGGATCCCCGAGGAAGAGTTAACTGATTACGATAAAAAACAAAAAAAGGGAAAGCACGAAGAGCCTCCCAGCACTGAGGATATCGCTAATCCCGAATTGCCATCCTATTTTATTAATCCAAATTTAGAAGATGTTTCTGCACTTTACCCTGAGGTTAAAAAAACTATAGATGAAGCTAAAATAGAAAAAATTAAAGTTCCTAAGAAATTAAAGGTCCTGCCAGAACTGACTGGAGATGAAAAAATTCCAGAAGGTCCTGATTTGATAGGTCCACCTCCAGCCATGGATCTTAATCCTGGGTTACCGAAATCCCCACCTCTTGTGAAATCACCAAAGCCAAAGAAAGAAGAGGCAATTCCTAAGGTGGAGAGCCCTATCGCAGAGAACCCTAAGAAAGAGACAACTTTGCCTAACATAAAACCTGTTAAGCCGATCACGCCTGAATCCAAACCAGATGCCAAACCTGAATCCAAACCTGAATCCAAACCTGAAGCCAAACCTGAAGCCAAACCAAAGCAGCCTGTTGTCGATGGTCCTCCTGCTCATCGTCCACCTGCAAACCCTGCAAACCCTGCAAGTCCAGCAAGTCCAGCAAGTCCAGCTAAGCCTGGTGCTGCGGTTGTTGAGGTGACTGCCAATAATCAACGCCCTAAGGATCAGGCCTGGGGAAAGCCTCACACTGGGAGATATATCAAGAGCCAGCAAAGAACTATTTTCTTAACTCAGTCTAATAGTTTGCTAGAGGCTTTTCAAAAAATAGGACCCGATTCTGGATTTTCGATATGGAGCCCAAAAAAGTTAAGACATTACGGCACCTATGATATTGTCGAATCCATTGTCAATATAGGAGAATGGATCAAAGACAATATTCCTAGCTTCACCTTAAAAGTGAATGACATGTCAGGAAAAAATGGCGGAAACATAGGTCATTCTAGCCATAAAACAGGGATGGATGTGGATTTGTCCTATGTGACAAAGAATCCAAAAATGGCATTTATGGATATGGATCGAGTCAAAGGGGCCTTGCCACACCCTGAATTTCAGGGGGCTGAGCAGTGGAAACTTTTCAAAGCCGCTTTTGATTTGGCTCCTGTAGAGGTTATTTATGTGAATCGGAAGATTAAAAATGAAATGTGCCGGCAGGCCTTATTATCCAAGGATTTGCCGTCAAATACCGATACGAAATCAGAGGCAGCTAGAATGTTGACTCGCCTAGTGGTTATTGATAACAACCACGGTGACCATTGGCATTTAAGAATGGATTGTAAAACTCTTAATTTTATGAAAGTACAAAGAAATTGTATCTCTCAGCCCCAACCGTTTGTGGGGCCAGAATGTCAAAAAATCAGCCTGAAATAA
- a CDS encoding nucleotidyltransferase domain-containing protein, whose product MSLLRLNRLSTSDPFWITLLKGIIERVLSIQPNSSIYIFGSFVADRFTAESDLDLAVIIPDEESPKLFLQKIYESGRLSQWPLDLLVFKKSDFIKRSEIGGVCFDIKESGVELHPNWSLNGSTR is encoded by the coding sequence ATGTCACTTCTTCGGCTTAATCGTCTTTCTACTTCTGATCCCTTCTGGATAACCCTTCTGAAGGGAATTATTGAGCGAGTTCTGTCAATACAACCAAATTCGTCCATCTATATTTTTGGTTCTTTTGTAGCTGACCGATTTACAGCAGAATCAGATTTAGACCTAGCTGTCATTATTCCTGATGAGGAGAGTCCTAAGCTTTTCTTGCAAAAAATTTATGAGTCAGGTCGGTTATCCCAATGGCCACTCGACCTTCTTGTTTTCAAAAAAAGTGACTTTATCAAAAGAAGTGAAATTGGCGGCGTCTGTTTTGATATCAAAGAATCGGGTGTTGAATTACATCCAAATTGGAGTTTAAATGGGTCCACTCGCTAA
- a CDS encoding type 2 isopentenyl-diphosphate Delta-isomerase has product MGSELQEFKKRKKDHIQMALNKESQYLKTNPLEKIKLKHTAFPELDWSELDSTCYYLEHQLGAPFFISSMTAGHDKGMEINLALAELSAEKKILMGVGSQRRELFDDSAKKEWKKLRKKNPKALLLSNIGLSQLIQTPADKILQIIDNLESIGLIIHTNPLQECIQKEGTPQFKMGLSSIERLVRAVPVPVIVKEVGNGFSEEDRRRLKNTGIYALDLSAKGGTDWSRVEALRFPRNSKERASGFIFSEWGYSLPEMMLDSEKLNLSYETWGSGGIRSGLDIAKVLALGCQKVGLAQPWLEALLKPAAKNGRISECKLNKKALYDFYTQIEKEMKVALFCTGSKNIKELQNKKVMYVAD; this is encoded by the coding sequence ATGGGATCAGAGCTTCAAGAGTTTAAAAAAAGAAAAAAAGATCATATTCAAATGGCTCTTAATAAAGAATCACAGTATTTGAAAACAAATCCATTAGAAAAAATAAAATTAAAGCATACCGCGTTTCCAGAGTTAGATTGGTCAGAATTAGATTCTACATGTTATTATTTAGAGCATCAATTAGGAGCTCCTTTTTTTATAAGCTCTATGACCGCAGGACATGATAAGGGAATGGAAATTAATTTAGCACTTGCTGAATTAAGTGCTGAAAAAAAAATATTGATGGGAGTAGGGTCCCAACGGCGTGAGCTTTTTGATGATTCGGCAAAAAAAGAATGGAAAAAGCTCAGAAAAAAAAATCCTAAAGCTTTATTGTTATCAAATATCGGCTTAAGTCAGTTGATTCAAACTCCCGCAGATAAAATTCTTCAAATTATAGATAATTTAGAATCTATAGGCTTAATCATTCACACAAATCCCCTGCAGGAGTGCATCCAAAAAGAAGGAACTCCTCAATTTAAAATGGGGCTAAGTTCTATTGAAAGGTTAGTAAGAGCGGTTCCAGTTCCAGTGATTGTGAAAGAAGTGGGAAATGGTTTTTCAGAAGAAGACAGAAGACGCTTAAAAAATACAGGGATATACGCTTTAGATCTATCGGCGAAGGGAGGAACCGATTGGTCCAGAGTAGAAGCTCTTCGCTTTCCCAGGAATTCCAAAGAACGAGCCTCTGGATTTATTTTTTCGGAATGGGGTTATAGTCTTCCTGAAATGATGCTAGATAGTGAAAAATTAAATCTTTCATATGAAACCTGGGGCAGTGGTGGTATAAGATCGGGATTAGATATTGCGAAGGTTCTGGCTTTGGGCTGTCAAAAAGTGGGTCTGGCTCAACCCTGGTTAGAGGCTTTGTTAAAACCTGCGGCGAAAAATGGCAGGATTAGTGAGTGCAAACTAAATAAAAAAGCATTGTATGATTTTTACACTCAGATAGAGAAAGAAATGAAAGTAGCTCTTTTTTGTACGGGATCAAAAAATATTAAAGAGTTACAAAACAAAAAGGTTATGTATGTCGCGGATTAA
- the rpmI gene encoding 50S ribosomal protein L35 has protein sequence MKQKTHSGAKKRMRLLPSGKVKRKQTKMRHLNSHMKSKTKRHLGQTAYVDDANMYQTSRTLVF, from the coding sequence ATGAAACAGAAAACCCATTCGGGGGCAAAAAAACGCATGCGTTTGTTGCCAAGTGGTAAAGTGAAAAGAAAGCAAACTAAAATGCGTCACTTAAACTCTCACATGAAATCAAAAACCAAGAGACATTTAGGTCAAACAGCTTATGTTGACGATGCTAACATGTACCAAACAAGCCGAACGCTTGTATTCTAA